The genomic interval tttctttggtcaagaagaagccgttcacaacatcaactgaagtccagaacactctcagtgaagtaggtgtatctgtctctaagtcaacagtaaagagaagactccatgaaagtaaatacaaagggttcacatctagatgcaaaccattcatcaattccaaaaatagacaggccagagttaaatttgcttaaaaacacctcaagaagccagctcagttctggaaaagtattctatggacaggtgagacaaagatcaacccgtaccagaatgatggggagaaaaaagtttggagaagaaagggaacggcacatgatccaaggcacaccacatcctctgtaaaacatggtggaggcaacgtgatggcatgggcatgcatggctttcaatggcactgggtcacttgtgtttattgatgacataacagcagacaagagtagccggatgaattctgaagtgtaccagtatatactttcagcccagattcagccaaatgctgccaagttgatagGACggtgcttcatagtacagatggacaatgaccccaagcatacagccaaagctacccaggagttcatgagtgcaaaaaagtggaacattctgcaatggccaagtcaatcaccagatcttaacccaattgagcatgcatttcacttgctcaaatccagacttaaggcggaaagacccacaaacaagcaagacctgaaggctgcggctgtaaaggcctggcaaagcattaagaaggaggaaacccagcgtttggtgatgtccatgggttccagacttccagattcgcaacaaaatattgaaaataaaaatattttgtttgggttatgtttatttgtccaattacttttgagctcctaaaatgtggagtgtttgtaaagaaatgtgtacaattcctacattttctatcagatatttttgttcaacccttcaaattaaacgttacaatctgcacttgaattctgttgtagaggtttcatttcaaaaccaatgtggtggcatgcagagcccaactcgcgaaaattgtgtcactgtccaaatatttctggccctaactgtaaatgATGCATAATAGGTGGGGGTCCCTGTAACAATCTGGAAACCTGGAGCTTCATGTAACCCTATTATCCTTTATGTTTTGTTGGAAATAATAATTTGCCACCTTGATTAGTATTTTTAGGCTTCCTCTGAGGGTTTCTGCCCATGCTGGTTGACATGTCTAGACTCATGCTACCGGTAGTCACatctattattttgctgacttacTTTATTGAACTCCTTTCCATCTGACAGGCTTATTGAAGGTGACAGGATATGTCAGGATGCATATCATCAGTTTCTCAGACGCTGAACAGCAGCTTTTGTAAGTATAAACACAACATGTGGCAAAGCAGCGGGCGGCCGCAGCGAATACTGTTCTGATGTGTGTTGTGTTGTCATGAGGTCTGTGGTTTGAAAGGATCTTCCAAAAATGAATGTTTATGGCATGTCAATGAGACATAAAGATTAGATCTTTGGGGGTTCTGGGTTGAAGAATCCCACTGATAACAATCTAGGCGTAAGTCGGGCCCCATGATGGCTCATGGGTTAGAGCTGTTACCTTGTGGAACTGAAGTTCTAGGTTCAAAGCATGTATGTTTTAGACTCTTGAGTTTTCTCCTGCACTCTAAAAATACTCATAGGACACCAATAAACCTTTACGATGGACACTAGTGTATTTCAAGGCAAATAAACATAATGGAGATCCGCTCACCACTCACTGGTGGTTCACAGGCAGGGTAACCTCAGAAGAACAAGTCCAAGAACTGGGTCAGTGTCCAGGCATATAAGAACTTAAATCAAAAAGTTGTTTCTGCTTCTCAATTGAAAaaaacaatggggggaatttattaaatgaATTTTCTGGCCCCAGAAAAGAGAACTATATTATCCTTAACCTTTGTTTCAGGGTCCAGGGACAGATACATGTGATAAacactttttttgtgttttgttttttttttaaattaagaaaTGCAGCATTCAAATATTGCATTTTATGAAACACTTTACAACCATTTAGTTTTTTGAAGTGACATTTCTTTGGCACTATCGTAGTGTTCTTTTCCTTCCCAGACTGGTTTTCTAAAGGGCAGCATGCTGTAGGTATTTTTTTTCATTACCTACTGACTGCTCTACTGGGAAAACAAATGGTAAAGAAATATGCATGTCAAATGGTGTGTGACCAATACAGCCAACACAAAGAATACTTGTAAAATAAACACCGTTTtcactgcatttgtttacaaacCCAAAAATGTTTATGCAAAAAACCTGAGTTGTTATTGACCTGTCAGTGTTTCGCATCAATCACTTGGTCATAAACATAGAACAGGTGCAAATCTTTCTATTATACCCGACCTCTATGCACAGTGCTGGTCCATCAGAGGATATAgcggtaagggtgcattcacactgagtaaacgctagcttattctgaacgtaaaacacgttcagaataagcggcgtctaaagcagctccattcatttctatgggagcggggatacgagcgctccccatagaaatgaatgggctgcttctttcattccgtgcagtcccattgaagtgaatggggagtgccggcgtgtacgctccggcatgagcagagcttgccgtatacgccggcactccccattcacttcaatgggactgcacggagtgaaagaagcagcccattcatttctatggggagcgctcgtatccccgctcccatagaaatgaatggagctgctttagacgccgcttattctgaacgtgttttacgttcagaataagctagcatttactcagtgtgaattcaccctaacacaGAGTCCGAtgaaccccttagactataatggggtcagtcagATATCTGTCAGTCATTTTAAAACTAAAACCAGCGGAAGAAAAGGTACAAAAGACTTAGGGTAGCTGCATATGACTgtgtttcacccatgaaacttggTCCGTGTATTAGCCAGATTTCCAAGCTTGAACTtcatgtgaataaaaaaaaaagttgcatttttgtaaatagcagtatgtcaattatacctacggaaatgccgactTTTTCCATATgcgtataatagggacagaaagtctgcagagaaaacctctgtactttctgtgaaaagcagtgcagaaaaaaaacatgatgctttTCCACCGTGGTCTTTATAGAGCTACGTAGAGCTTTAGCTTTACACCACATTAAAGGAGATGTCCAGGCTGAACTTTTAAAGTTTAAGTACGttaggggcagtgaaaaaaaaagactcacctatacaggaaggcctacaacctccaataacactaccaccacaccaccatctgtacagtctccccctctccttctgtctctaccccatcccttccctcatagattataagccctcgcgggcagggccctctaccccactgtgccagtcggtgactgttagtattatatctacctgtatattctgtgtattgtatgtaaacccccaaatgtaaagcaccatggaattaatggtataaATAAATGGTATAAATGGTATAATggtaataaataaacaataataataataataataataataataataataattttctctgGGAATCAGCTCACATGCACTCCTACTCTTGTCTGTCTGCCTTTTCCGTGCCTTCCTGTTTTTGCCCTccgtgtatgaccctgcttgcctcctagaccacctctccttCACATGTGATTTGGatacctcctgtgtaccgacccggCTTGTTTGACTACGTCCTGACTATCCTTAGATACTGTGTGATCTGAGTACCGACCCTGCCTGTACGACTTTCCTGCAGTGCTTCTGCCATCCTCTGGTGATCATCCATACTGCACTCAATTCTGCTGACCAGCTTCTCCTGTTTCTTTACACACTGAGGTGAGTGGTTTTCgggttttctggttccactgcAACATGGGATGTGCTGTGCGTGTGACGCTCTCTAGGCGGCtacggttctgggtcccagaatttaccaagtctaACTCCACTATCAGGAGCTTTGGCAAAGACCTCTGGAGCCTGCTTCCGCTTCGATTTGGAGAGTGTTGgacgctcagtgctgttttgcctcggtTTACggggggattctggttgccctggactaactgtccattgtatattgcactaggttcctaacaCCTTATCCGCAAGGTTACAACTTGGATGAGCTGCACCTTAAGCTGGCTGGAGTGTCTGTCTGCGTAGCAGCAGGCAATGAACAATTACTGCATATAGCAGACGATACTGACAATATGTTACTTTCAGAACTGTCATTTGAGGTTCATGAGGAATGTGTATTGGCTTTTCAAGCTCATTGAAGGGACCACCAAATTTGTCAGATGGGgttgcaacatggtggctcagtggttagcacttcagtcttgcagcgctggagtcctggattcaaatcctgccaggaacaacatctgcaaggagtttgtatgttctccccatgtttgcgtggatttcttcccataatagaaagacatactgatagggggaaaaaataaaaaagaataaatgtacatttgtgatccctatatggggctcagaatctacattccgaaaaaaaataaattgtcagATGGGGCAACGGCAGTATCTGCGATGTGTTcccttaataatatatattacaggaAACACACTCATGCAATGGAGGATAAAAGAGGAAGAACAGCTtcgacttcttttttttttttttttcagctctgatatttttgttttattgtcaaacactttataaaaaaaaaaaaaatctgacccaGAGATGACAGGTAACAGCGAGATAATCTGATCATACAAAACATGAGCGCGGCCTGAGGGCGGGGCTACAGGGGGTGCCACCGCTGAGCCTGCCCACCCCACGGCACCCTCCCGCGACCTAGAGGGAACCTGACAAAAAGTGTTACACAAAAGACGCCGAGCACTCCATGTAGCCGTAGGCCGAGATCCGGTTGACCATGTCTCGGCCTTCTTCAGGTTTCTCCGGCTCCTGCTTCATCTTGGTCAGCTCCCGGCGGGTGTGCTCGTCGTTGCGCAGATCCTTCTTGTTGCTGACCAGGATGATGGGCACGTTGGGGCAGAAATGTTTTACCTCAGGCGTCTATTTTTCAGGGATATTTTCTAAACTATCGGGGCTATCGATGGAGAAGCACATTAATATAATGTCTGTGTCTGGATAGGACAGAGGGCACAATCGGTCATAGTCCTCCTTGCCGGCGGTGTCCCAGAGGGCGAGCTCCACCTGCTTTCCATCCACCTCGATATCCCAGAGGGTGAGCTCCACCTGCTTTCCATCCACCTCGATATCCGCCACGTAGTTCTCAAACACGGTGGGCACGTAGACCTCGGGGAACTGGTCCTTACTGAAGACAATGAGGAGACACGTCTTACCACATGCTCCATCGTCAACAATCACCAGCTTCTTACGGATGGCTGCCATCACTCTCTCCTGGCCGTGCTGGGCCGCTATTCACTGCTATGAAGGGCTCCGGGACGCGGCGGGCTGCTCTCCAGGTGGTGGTCTGGGTGTCCGTCCCTCCCTCAGGCGGCGGCCGTTATTACCTAGCTTCGACCTCTAAaggtaggttcacacagggttttttgatcgGAACCTGAAgtgaaggccgcctcaggttccgatccaaaagccgggtagtcgCGCActctactccggattaggcccaatgaatgggcctcgtCCGGAGGAGGGtctgtcttcaggctgaattgctgCCACCTGATGACCAAAAAAAGGATTGTGGTAACCAGGGGTAGCACTGTTTAGGCTGGCTGGGCATGCTACTTTCCAGTCATCCAGTCCACGCCAGAAGAGCATCTTCTACTACACTACAGGTATTTCAGAGCTAGAGGGGATAATCCTATGTCTAGGGCCCCTTTGCATGCTTTTAATGGTTCTGCCAGCCTGGGCACTATACAGTCTATATCCATGTGTGTAGCTACATTTCCACGCTGAGCCAAGGCATGAAGGTTCTTTCTAGGCAGAAGCATTGTTACTTGGACTGTGTATTCCTTAAAGATTATCACCCCTAGCAACTGAGTATATTACATGCTCCAagcttggtcaggatttttagacgaatacggcctcaaaatcctgaccaaaaaactctgtgtgaacttatccttagacAATGTCATTGCCCTGGATTGGTTCAAAGGAAACTGTAGGAGAACAAAGATCTAGGTTAGGGTCATTATGGTGGAGAGACTGTGTTTCaaatttgtatccactgcttaccatccatttttctGTGGATATACATGTCATTTTCACTTTGGCATAACTTTGGctgtagaaattggatagattggTTCCttggagccatgacagtgttatgcactaggTTTTAAGCTGTTTTATACCGAACCTCTTCGGCCCAAAATGAATCCTAGTCCCGAACTATCCGAACCCATCTCTAGACATTATACGAAAACTATGGTCGTATGCATGGGACCTAAATTTGGGCAATCGTgtacaatcttaaaggggttgccctatGACAGACACTTAGCTCTTATGACTGGTGAAGATCCAATCTCAAGAATTGGGGCTACAGAGTCTCTTGACAAAAATATCAATGGGCATGCAAGTCAGTTGTGCTTAATTTATCACTATGATGGGACAGTTGGAAATAGCCGGGCGCTGATCTATCTCAGGCTAAAAAAATCAGCTAATTTCTGTAAATCAGGACATTATGATGTCGTTGTCTAGTGGTTTACTCTGACTTATGAAATTAGAGAGGGCATTAGCACATGGCTGCCCAGTAGCTGACGTTAGCTTATGTAAATGAAGGCATTATGAAACGACTGCCCAGTAACTGACACTGACATATGTAAAGTAGAGCAATAAGATATGGCTGCCCAGTGGCTGATACTGACTTATGTAAATGAGTGCATTATAACAAAGCTGCCCAGTGGCGGTCACTGACTTATGGAAATTAGGGCATTATGGCACGGCTGCAGTGATCACAGTGCAGATCACTGTGATGTCATAAGTGTGACACTAATAAAACATGTCAGTACAGATACTCTTTAACCAGTATTGGGCTAGACTACGACAAGAGAAGGAGATGATGAATGACTTTGTGCTTGACGCAGAGACAGATTTACaaatatggggaggtggggacaTTGGTAAGAAAAGTAAGGCAGACAAAAAGTAGATTAGACAGATAACAGAAgtgtaactttatttatataaggggttatTAGGGCACATTATGAATAGAAGGAGGCATCATTTATATAGAGGGTCATTAGGGGAGCAGTATTTATATCAGGGGGAGAGgaaaataagaaaaacaaaacccTACTCACCTGTTCCTTGTGCTCCGATGTCTCCCACCATGGTGTGGTTCTACTGTGTTTTCTTCTAATGGAAGTCCCCACCGTGCGTGACTGCTGAGGTCTCTGACATGGGACCTCACAATGCTGTGGGAATGTCCGCTGGAAGAAAACACTGGAACAGCAGGAATGGAATGCACTAGAAGACATCGGAGCACCTTCTCCGGATTCATATTAAACAGCTGGTtattctgaacaacccctttaaggtggcacCTGGGCTTTATTAACCCCAtacagacacagcccaaaagtgacttaaggaccaggcctcttttttcaaaactgacaggtgtcacttcaaatggcaataactttgagacgctttaacttacacaagtgattctgagattgttttttcgtaacacattgtacttcatgtcagtagtaaattttcatctatatgttttgtctttgattatgaaaaaataggaaatttggcgaaaatttggaaaaaaatgcagttttcaaactttgaaattgtaagcctttcaaatggaaagccatactacccaTTTTTTCAGAACTATAAttaccatgtctctgatttatgcaCCAATCACATTTTAATcactctttcattttttttcagatattataaggcttacaagtcaagcagtaattttccaaattttcaagaaaatttccaaaacacatttttcaaaggaccagttcagttttgaagggaacttgaaaggcctctctaataacccccccccccccataagtcACCTCATTCTCataactgcactcctgaaagaatacaaaacagcagttagaaagtttcttaatccTTTCAGCTTttgacagcaattaaaacaaaatggagggcaaatttacatttttcaatttctgtcaataATATATTCAATtaaccctagaatttacacatttactaagggttaaaagagaaaatgaaccccacaatttgttaagcattttctcccaacagaAATGCCCCgcatgtggctgtaaagtgatgtatgggtacgctgtaaggtccagagcggaaggagcgctattgggattttggagggcaaatttagctggaatctgtttcaggcaccatgttgcatttggagagcccttgaagtgccagaacagtagaacccccccccccaaaaaaaaaaaataaaaaaaataaaaaaaataaaataaaataaaaatgaccccattttgtaaactagacccctcaaggaatttatcaaggggtatagtgagcacttggactttacagatgtttcacagatttttttaccattgagatatgaaaatgaaaaattacttttttttataataaattgtcactgtagccccaaatatttcatcttcacaaggggataaaggaaaaattgcacccacattttgttacacaatttctcctgaacacgacaataccccatatgtgctggtaccctaatgtacgggcacacggtcgctctcagagcggatggagcgctaattggattttgtaggccagattttgctagaatacttttcaggcaccatgccccgtttgcaaagcccccaaggtgccaaaacagtggaaaaccccaaaatgtcaccccattttggaaactagacccctcaaggaatttaccaagggtaatagtgagcacttggaccctacaggagtgtagctgaattggcccagcaaagggGAAAgcgacattttttgctataaaatgttgctttaaccccaaattttgcatttccacaaggggttaaaagagaaaatgcacccacaaattgtcaagcattttctcccaactacagaaatgccccatacgTGGATGTAAAATGacctatgggcacgctgtaaggtccagagcagaaggagcgctattgggattttagagggcaaatttagctggaatctgtttcgggcaccatgttgcatttgcagagcccctgaagtgctagaacagtagaaaacccccaaaatgaccccattttggaaactatacccctaatagaatttataaaggggtagagtgagcattttgacatcacagctgtttcatagattttattaacattgggacgtaaaaattaaaaattactttttttccaataaatcgtccctttagcgccatattttaaatttttgcaaatagttaaataattaaaagcccccccccccagtttgttacacaatttctcctgaacacggcaataccccatatgtggtcataatctgctgtatgggtacatggtggggctcagaatggaaggagcgctatttggcttttggtgggcagatgttgctggaatagttttctggtgccatgtcacatttgctgagcccctaaagtatcaatacaatggaaactcctcaaatgtgaccccattttagaaactacacttgtcaaggaatgtatcaagtggtattatgattttgagactaaaaatgcttcccaaaaattaatgtacaaaatgaaaatttaaattttgaaagaaatatgccatttcggtgcccaatacgttgcacccactttgtgctgtcagagacctgcactcctgaaactattaagtgggccatcccgaggggccaaaaattatatacagtcctatgaaaaagtttgggcacccctattaatcttaatcattttttgttctaaatattttggtgtttgcaacagccatttcagtttgatatatctaataactgatggacacagtaatatttcaggattgaaatgaggtttattgtactaacagaaaatgtgcaatatgcattaaaccaaaatttgaccggtgcaaaagtatgggcacccttatcattttattgatttgaattcccctaactactttttactgacttactgaagcagaaaattggttttgtaacctcagtgagctttgaacttcatagccagatgtatccaatcataagaaaaggtatttaaggtggccaattgcaagttgatctcctatttgaatctcctctgaagagtggcatcatgggctactcaaaacaactctcaaatgatctgaaaacaaagattgttcaacatagttgttcaggggaaggatacaaaaagttgtctcagagatttaacctgtcagtttccactgtgaggaacatagtaaggaaatggaagaccacagggacagttcttgttaagcccagaagtggcaggccaagaaaaatatcagaaaggcagagaagaagaatggtgagaacagtcaaagacaatccacagaccacctccaaagagctgcagcatcatcttgctgcagatggtgtcactgtgcatcggtcaactatacagcgcactttgcacaaatagaagctgtatgggagagtgatgagaaagaagccgtttctgcacgtatgccacaaatagagttgcctgaggtatgaaaaagcacatttggacaaggcagcttcattttggaaacaaaaattgagttgtttggttataaaaaaaggtgttatgcatggcgtccaaaaagaaacagcattccaagaaaaacacatgctacccactgtaaagtttggtggaggttccatcatgctttggggctgtgtggccaatgccggcatcgggaatcttgttaaagttgagggtcgcatggattccactcagtatcagcagattcttgagaataatgttcaagaatcagtgacgaagttgaagttacgccggggatggatatttcagcaagacaatgatccaaaacaccgctccaaatcctcaggcattcatgcagaggaacaattacaatgttctggaatggccatcccagtccccagacctgaatatcattgaacatctgtgggatgatttgaagcgggctgtccatgctcggcgaccatctaacttaactgaacttgaattgtttgtccaaaatccctttatccaggatccaggaactgattaaaagctacaggaagcgactagaggctgttatctttgcaaaaggaggatgtactaaatattaatgtcacttttctgttgaggtgcccatacttttgcaccggtcaaattttggtttaatgcatattgcgcattttctgttagtacaataaacctcatttcaatcctgaaatattactgtgt from Leptodactylus fuscus isolate aLepFus1 chromosome 7, aLepFus1.hap2, whole genome shotgun sequence carries:
- the LOC142214479 gene encoding transforming protein RhoA-like, which produces MAAIRKKLVIVDDGACGKTCLLIVFSKDQFPEVYVPTVFENYVADIEVDGKQEPEKPEEGRDMVNRISAYGYMECSASFV